Within the Xiphophorus couchianus chromosome 17, X_couchianus-1.0, whole genome shotgun sequence genome, the region aaaaataccaaaaccattaataaataaaatatttaaaaatactaaagatAAAAAGATATCAAAACCattgataaataaaaccatgagtaaatataaataaataaaaaaacatgaatataataaaataaaactattaataaataaataaaaagataccaaaactgttaataaataaaaccacgAATACAAAAAATTATACACACGAACATAATAaaaccattaataaaaaaaatacctaaaccaaataaataaaaaatacaaactgttaACAAAATCACgaataaatgcaaataattaaaaattttaaaaataataaagcaaataaaaccattaatagaaaaatttcaaaataaaaaataccaaaaccaTTACCagataagaaaaacaagtgagatcattaatataaaacataaataaatattcagcagaaaaacataaGTAAGCTTGTGATATATTTCGCAAATGCAAATCAGAATGGGGGAAAAATAACATATCTAATAAATGCATAATATTaatgcttcagttttattttaatccatgTGTTTAAGTTTGAGATTTGGCGCCCTGCAGGAATAACACTACGTCAGAAAAGGATTAGGAACTGTGGGCTGGCCCAGGAACCGCGGATCTCCTCCAGCTCTGATTCAGTCGGATCGCAGCTGCAGTTGTTGCTCTGTCGGCGCCGAGGACGGACCAATCCGGGCGCATCCCTCACCGCCTCCGGAGGAAGCTGAATGTGAGCGCAGATGGAGAGTAAAATCCTCGGCAGATAGGATTTTGGTTTCGTTTTCGGAGCGAGGAATCCACGGATGCGAGGGTGCGGTGAAGCTGTGGCTGCAGCTGCAAACCGAGCGACCAGAAGGAAGAAGTTCTGCTGAATAGCGAACCCAGGTGAGGCAGATGTTCGTCTGCTGAGCGGATCCGGAGGACAGAGCAGAAGAGTCCAGAGGATATGGTCTCTGGGGCCCCCAGCACCACgaccatcaccaccaccaccatgctcCCCGCCTCCGAGGCTGCCAAAATCTACCAGACCAACTACGTGCGCAACTCCCGCGCCATCGGCGTCCTGTGGGCCATCTTCACCATCCTCTTCGCCATCGTCAACGTAGTGTGCTTCATCCAGCCCTACTGGATCGGGGACGGCATGGACACCCCGCAGGTGGGCTACTTCGGTCTGTTCCACTACTGCATCGGGAACGGGCTGTCCCGGGACCTGGTGTGTCAGGGCAGCTTCACGGAGTTCCACAGCATCCCGTCCGGCGCCTTCAAGGCTGCCTCCGTCTTCATCGGCATGTCCATGGTGCTGGTGCTCACCTGCATCGGCTGCTTcgcgctcttcttcttctgcagcacCGGAACCGTGTACAAGATCTGCGGCTGGATGCAGCTGGCTGCAGGTAGGAGACTAGGGGACTACAGGTGGGAGTTGATCTGGAGGCATCCAGAAATTCAGCTAAAAAAAGTTCTGAACACAAATGGATAGGGGCGCCGGGCTAGAGGGGCGCCACAACATGGTGATATAATCACTTCTAGTAATCTGACAGCTGCTTGTGCATTGAAACAGGGGGGTGTCTGTCATTTATCAAtatacacctcagaaagtacTCACCTGCGTCCGCCTGTCTGGATATAGTATTCACATCCCCTAAACGTTTTGATGCTTTATTACATTACAAACTCAATCTTCAACttattgaagattttttttattattgtttacaaataaaagtgtaacctgcatatttatttagaattacTCTGAAACAGCGGTGCTCAAAGTGCGGTCCGGGGGcaatttgtggcccttggaatGATTGAAAGGCGGGTAGCTTAAATTCAAGCCTTCCAGACCAAcaaaatttgtacattttttggtcggaatttttacagaaatttttaaaatcttaaaaacaggcaaaaattGTTCAGTACTAAAGGATTTTTGTCGTTTATTGtccatgtttttctcttttgttttacgTAAATAGGAAGTTTGACCACAAATATCCAgcaacatttactaaaataaagacCTGGGAATAATATCTAATTGATTCATAACTGAttctggaaacaaaatattttttgaaaaaagtaaaaatatcaaGCAAATTTGCgaacatttgttttgcttcagaTCTACAATAATCTAcagattatttttctacaaatatcTGAATCTGTTCTATTGAAATATTGCAGACAaagtaaaaatggaaacaaattaaatcaaattctttttagatttttcgGGGACAAAAACTGGGATGAAAGTACTTTGAATTTAGCAAATGTTTGCCAAACCTTTTTACACGACTTTCCCTAATAGTCCACtgtaaaagcaaacagaagggcagcttcatgtttgtgttttattttagtttaaacagCAGAAGTGAGAACGCAGTTAGTTTTCCACACATTACATCTGTAATTAGAcagataaaatgttatttttctccaaCACCAActcatatttctttattttgcacCTTTCACCTCCAGCTGGCAGAAAACATACAAGTGTAATTTATGCGATTTCAAGCTGAAGTCGGAAACTTtcagcagaaacattaaaagtttCTCTTTAAATCCTTTTGATGTGTGTAGGAATAGCTCTAAACGCATCTCATTGAGTTTAAAGattatatttgcataaaatataaacaatgatGCACAGAGGAACACTAGTGAGTGAGAATTTGAATAGAAACTTTAATTTACTACACGGGCATctgaaagtgtttctgttttgccaATATTTGTCCCCAGAGATCCAGATTTCTGACCcagaatattaaataattcCTCAGCATCGAACTGCACACCTGCTGAAAAATGACAACAGCTCAGTGGGAATTAAATGTCATAACCAATAACAATCACGTTAACAGAGAGAATGTAGTTCTGCTTTTGAGTCAAAGTACAACCTGCAGCAGTTTTCTGACcggtaaataaaaataaacttgtgatGACCCGTCTTTGGACCCTGGATTCGATTCTTCCGTTGGTGAAAACAGACAAATGATGAGGGAAAGCAGTTAGCTGCATCCGGCTTTAACGAGCTGCAGTTTGGTTCCTGGACCAAAGAAAGCTTTGGTCTGGCTCTGATCTGACGCAGATCAGAGCCAGACGGAGGCGGCCATGACAGGAGATCGATCCACTTCAAGTTTCTACTCCCATAAAGTTCAAACTGTTTCTTTCTTGTTACAGGATTGTTTCCGTTTTTGTCCCAAATTTATTTGGTAGATTTGATTTTTAAGACTAGATTTGCCAGATGccacataaacatttaaacatttttgattttgagaaagaaaactgagattaaagtcaaaattttgagaaataGCAAAAAATACGAGATTAAAGTCAgcaatttgagaaaaaagtcagaaatctgaggTTAAAGTCAAAACtcttataaaataaagaacttatacattattttataaCTGAATTGGGGGCGATTCGGTTCGCCCCCGAACCGGTCCGGAGGcaatttgtggcccttggaacAATTGAATGCCCCTGGCTTAAATTCAAGCCTTTCAGACTGacaaaatttttaattatttttggtcggaatttttacagaaaattttataaaatctttaaaaaaggtTAATTTCCAGGTTTTACTCCCATAAAGTTCAAACTGTTTCTTTCTTGTCACAAGATTGTTACCGTTTTTGTCCCAAATTTATTTGGTAGATTTGATTTTTAAGACTTATAGTCTTGCAAATCTATAGATTTATAAATCCATAGATTTGCAAGATTctgcataaataatttaaaagtcaaaatttggagaaaaacagtcagaattctgagattaaattccAAATTTTCTAGAATATAGTCAGatttctaagattaaagtcaaaatattgagaaagggtaaaaaaatatgagattaaacaatttgagaaaaaaagtcacaaatctgagattaaagtcaaaattcttatAATGTCAAATTTCTGATATTTAAGTCAAACTTTTGAGAAAAAACGTCATAAATCTGagataaaagtcaaaatttcgagaaaattaaagtctttttttccagtggccctaatcTTCTTCCATAAAAGTGGAATTCCCCAAAGGAGaatattcaaattttgtcatacaaaaaaaaatcagaatagtAAAGAcgacaaaaatatatatctgaACATCATATGGttgtaataaataaagtgaagcAAATCCACATCTTTCACTCTGAAAACGGTTCTGATGACGATCAAAATGTGTCTTCTGCTCTCTCTTGTTTCTCTCACTGCACAAATTTGACAAGTTCAATTAATTAGAAgctaaaaatgaaagtaaatagAAATGAGTCATAAAAcgtcactaaaaataaaatttcatttgGGTTTCCAGACAGCTACTCAACTGTCTGATTCATAACGTTGATGTTTTAGATCCGTCCTGAGTTATTTTCCACCACAGCAGACAAATGAATCGCTCAgattaataaaattatgaagttaAGGAGGCTtagattttgaaaatataatctgAAAATTGCTTCAATatgcttaaaaattaaattcttaaccctttcatgcatgatttATGATCCTTTGTATCaggattttttccccatttttaaaaattttcttaaggcataaaaaaaattgtaaaatatatatatatatatttatatatataatctttttAGGCGATcgattgtaattttctccaaataaaaagttgttatttagaaatacatcagtagtattgttctttaggggttatctggtgtcacaatatttttttttacctgcaagagtcGTCCACAGTAGAAGGGGGGGACAGAGTCAGTTGGCatgctttttttgtctgtcagccatattggatttaacaaaaataatttcttacatttgcagc harbors:
- the lhfpl3 gene encoding LHFPL tetraspan subfamily member 3 protein, which gives rise to MVSGAPSTTTITTTTMLPASEAAKIYQTNYVRNSRAIGVLWAIFTILFAIVNVVCFIQPYWIGDGMDTPQVGYFGLFHYCIGNGLSRDLVCQGSFTEFHSIPSGAFKAASVFIGMSMVLVLTCIGCFALFFFCSTGTVYKICGWMQLAAGLPRKVSETDWLPENCKTAETLSIKSRLFRVVFD